A stretch of the Desulfobacter sp. genome encodes the following:
- a CDS encoding bifunctional precorrin-2 dehydrogenase/sirohydrochlorin ferrochelatase, with amino-acid sequence MKYYPVFLDVKGRSCLVVGGGQVGARKAVGLAKAHARVRVVSLEFSAKLVETESICLVKKPFEVSDLEGISLVFAATDSKTLNSKIRKAAQTAGILCNVVDGKDKGDFILPSVVEQGDLLVAVSTCGASPAMARKLRKELEEMLGPEYGEALILLANIRKKMLAQGHDPQGHRQKLNALVEADLAGLIARGDMAEIDAVLAQTMGDDFTFDRLSAPRPNKEV; translated from the coding sequence ATGAAATATTATCCCGTATTTTTGGATGTAAAAGGCAGGTCCTGCTTGGTGGTGGGCGGAGGCCAGGTCGGGGCCCGCAAGGCTGTGGGGCTTGCAAAGGCCCATGCCCGGGTCAGGGTGGTCAGCCTTGAGTTTTCTGCCAAGCTTGTTGAAACCGAATCGATTTGTTTGGTTAAAAAGCCCTTTGAGGTTTCGGATTTGGAAGGGATCAGCCTTGTCTTTGCGGCCACAGACAGCAAGACCTTGAACTCTAAGATCCGAAAGGCCGCCCAAACGGCAGGGATTTTATGCAATGTTGTTGACGGCAAAGACAAGGGGGATTTTATCCTTCCTTCGGTGGTGGAGCAGGGCGATCTTCTGGTTGCCGTGTCCACCTGCGGTGCCAGTCCTGCCATGGCCAGAAAGTTAAGAAAAGAGCTGGAAGAAATGCTGGGTCCCGAGTATGGTGAGGCATTGATCCTTTTGGCCAATATCAGAAAAAAAATGCTTGCCCAGGGCCATGATCCCCAGGGGCATAGACAAAAGTTAAACGCCTTGGTGGAAGCGGACCTGGCTGGGCTGATCGCCCGGGGTGACATGGCCGAGATCGATGCTGTGCTGGCCCAAACAATGGGAGATGATTTTACCTTTGACCGCCTGTCTGCACCCCGCCCTAACAAGGAAGTATAA
- a CDS encoding amidohydrolase has product MIIDSHTHLFPEQVKTDRSAFFDNEPEFKLLYNSSKSKIITLEQLLPTMDQHRVDVSIICGFPWRNPDYAKANNDAVIEAVQSHPTRIRGLACFDLAWQGAAREASRCLDAGLSGVGELAFYLSGIDPEAIRLLEPVMALLLERGNLPCMIHTNEPVGHPYPGKTPITLEQIDHLARAFPDNKIILAHWGGGIFFYHIMKKEMKERLKNIWYDTAASVFLYDPGVYDMAAAAGVIDKVLFGTDYPLLTPDRYYKDLDQSNLLEKHKKMVLGDNAKDLYQL; this is encoded by the coding sequence GTGATTATTGACTCTCACACCCACCTATTCCCTGAACAGGTCAAAACAGACAGATCGGCTTTTTTTGACAATGAACCTGAATTTAAACTGCTCTACAACTCTTCCAAGTCTAAGATCATAACCTTGGAACAGCTTTTGCCCACCATGGACCAGCACCGGGTGGACGTCTCAATTATCTGCGGGTTTCCATGGCGAAACCCGGACTATGCCAAAGCAAATAATGATGCCGTGATCGAAGCGGTGCAGTCGCACCCGACCCGGATACGGGGGCTGGCCTGTTTTGACCTGGCCTGGCAGGGCGCGGCCCGGGAAGCTTCCCGGTGTCTGGATGCGGGACTTTCAGGGGTCGGAGAGCTTGCCTTTTACCTTTCCGGCATTGACCCTGAAGCCATCCGCCTTTTGGAACCTGTGATGGCCCTGCTCCTGGAAAGGGGAAACCTGCCGTGCATGATCCACACCAACGAGCCTGTAGGCCACCCATACCCGGGTAAAACCCCCATCACCCTGGAACAAATTGATCATCTGGCCAGGGCATTCCCGGACAATAAAATCATCCTGGCCCACTGGGGTGGGGGCATCTTTTTTTACCACATCATGAAAAAAGAGATGAAAGAGCGGCTTAAAAATATCTGGTATGACACGGCGGCCTCTGTCTTCCTTTATGACCCCGGGGTTTATGATATGGCCGCGGCAGCCGGGGTGATTGACAAGGTATTATTCGGCACAGATTATCCATTACTCACCCCGGACCGATACTATAAGGACCTGGACCAATCAAACCTTTTGGAAAAACATAAAAAAATGGTGCTGGGAGATAATGCAAAAGACCTGTATCAGCTTTGA